From Nymphaea colorata isolate Beijing-Zhang1983 chromosome 6, ASM883128v2, whole genome shotgun sequence, a single genomic window includes:
- the LOC116256080 gene encoding uncharacterized protein LOC116256080, which produces MSALLPHTRHGLPIAMASLKTSFLLGRVLALVQRPFFLYAISWSALLTTVVLLVSFAPELAFVNAVSPSSGFSKACNTGSMSASGPNGASFRLPMEDAGDVLCVSANLVRRSRLDFVVPPLFAALVVAGSAGFVHAMGLCREPQ; this is translated from the coding sequence ATGAGCGCTCTTCTTCCCCATACGAGACATGGCCTGCCCATAGCAATGGCTTCTTTGAAGACCAGCTTCCTTCTGGGAAGAGTCCTCGCACTAGTGCAGCGACCCTTCTTCCTGTATGCCATCTCTTGGTCTGCCCTCCTGACCACCGTCGTCTTGCTGGTCTCTTTCGCGCCAGAACTTGCTTTCGTCAACGCGGTGTCTCCGTCTTCCGGTTTCTCTAAAGCATGCAACACTGGCAGTATGAGTGCCTCCGGCCCAAACGGAGCAAGTTTCCGGCTGCCGATGGAAGATGCCGGCGATGTTCTTTGTGTTTCAGCGAACCTTGTCCGACGGTCTCGGCTGGATTTCGTGGTGCCGCCTTTGTTTGCTGCATTGGTGGTGGCAGGGTCAGCTGGCTTCGTACATGCAATGGGTCTCTGCAGGGAGCCGCAGTGa
- the LOC116256078 gene encoding pentatricopeptide repeat-containing protein At3g09040, mitochondrial-like has product MVVIRFLFELAYHWNIILNQNVYCASSMCFHHSKFSSKMATLMRLGSSPGCLNFNRLKIQRISSLVSVHPGKFCDALQECTDTRDIKRGLQFHCQVIKLVGTGWLSLWNKLLNVYSRCGLMTYLFRVFNSMSERDIVSFNTVISGYTQRGLYSEALVVYSQIRTSGMVPNSISLSTMLKACASVTAIERIQQLHAEGLKCGLNLDKFVMSSLVDCYFKCKRLDEARVAFDEIDLLDIVSWNIMIAGYASNDCHEQALETFMHMLQAGMSCDSFTMTSILGACVQPNHLKLGKQLHAFAMKAGLASETPIGNALITMYSKCRDMNHASELFFRIYSANIISYTALIAGFIENGMNEDAVLFYHHMLDQGVKENEYTFASILKSFSSLSSLQQGRQVHARIVKSGFESDLLVENALIDAYSKCGSIMDAQTVFVGMINHDKVSYTTMIGALAQHGMGKEALELFEAMKVKGLHADDVTYLTILSACSHSGLVDKGLQIFQSMSKLHSVKPRREHYACIVDMLGRSGRLGEAEKFIKNVSVESDAYVWEALLGACRIHGDMELGIRSAKKAVELGQEKDAVHVLLSSIYAEKGMWEEKCKVRRKLEGNALRKEPGSSWLEV; this is encoded by the coding sequence ATGGTAGTGATCAGATTTCTGTTTGAGCTTGCATATCATTGGAATATAATTCTCAATCAAAATGTGTATTGTGCCTCAAGTATGTGTTTCCACCACTCAAAGTTTAGTTCGAAGATGGCCACCCTGATGCGGCTTGGTTCATCCCCTGGATGCTTGAACTTTAACCGTCTGAAAATTCAGCGAATTTCATCTCTGGTTTCTGTGCATCCAGGCAAATTCTGTGATGCCTTGCAAGAATGCACAGACACAAGGGACATAAAGAGGGGCCTTCAGTTCCACTGTCAAGTGATCAAGTTGGTGGGGACGGGATGGCTTTCACTGTGGAATAAGCTTCTAAATGTTTATAGCCGATGTGGGCTAATGACTTATCTTTTTCGGGTGTTCAATAGCATGTCTGAAAGAGatattgtttcttttaataCTGTAATCTCTGGTTACACACAACGAGGATTATATAGTGAGGCTCTTGTTGTGTATTCACAGATTCGCACATCTGGCATGGTGCCCAATTCTATTAGTCTGTCCACTATGCTTAAAGCTTGTGCTTCTGTAACAGCAATAGAAAGAATACAGCAGCTACATGCTGAAGGGCTAAAATGTGGTCTCAATCTAGATAAGTTTGTTATGAGCTCATTAGTTGACTGCTATTTTAAGTGCAAGAGGTTGGACGAAGCAAGGGTGGCTTTTGATGAAATTGATCTACTAGATATTGTCTCATGGAACATAATGATTGCTGGATATGCATCAAATGATTGTCATGAACAGGCATTAGAAACGTTTATGCACATGCTTCAAGCAGGCATGTCTTGTGATTCTTTTACTATGACCAGCATACTTGGTGCATGTGTGCAGCCAAACCATTTGAAACTGGGAAAGCAACTGCATGCTTTTGCAATGAAAGCAGGATTGGCTTCTGAGACACCAATTGGAAATGCATTAATCACCATGTATTCGAAATGCAGAGACATGAACCATGCTAGCGAACTCTTTTTCAGAATATATTCAGCTAATATCATTTCATACACAGCTTTGATTGCCGGATTTATAGAAAATGGCATGAACGAGGATGCAGTGCTATTCTACCATCACATGCTGGACCAAGGTGTAAAAGAGAATGAATATACTTTTGCAAGTATACTAAAATCATTTAGCAGCCTATCAAGTCTGCAACAGGGGAGACAAGTACATGCACGCATAGTGAAATCAGGATTTGAATCTGACCTCTTAGTTGAAAATGCTCTTATAGATGCCTATTCCAAGTGTGGTAGCATTATGGATGCTCAGACCGTATTTGTTGGTATGATAAATCACGATAAGGTGTCATACACAACAATGATTGGAGCGCTTGCACAGCATGGGATGGGGAAAGAAGCTCTTGAACTTTTTGAAGCAATGAAAGTTAAGGGGCTTCATGCGGATGATGTTACGTATCTGACTATCCTTTCTGCGTGCAGTCACTCTGGGCTTGTGGATAAGGGACTCCAGATATTTCAGTCAATGAGTAAATTACATAGTGTTAAACCACGAAGGGAACACTATGCATGCATTGTTGATATGCTGGGCAGATCAGGGAGGCTTGGGGAGGCAGAGAAATTTATAAAGAATGTCTCCGTTGAGTCGGATGCTTATGTATGGGAGGCATTGCTTGGTGCTTGTCGAATTCATGGGGATATGGAACTGGGCATCAGATCAGCAAAAAAGGCTGTAGAATTGGGACAGGAGAAAGATGCAGTTCATGTGTTGTTGTCGAGTATTTACGCTGAAAAAGGGATGTGGGAAGAGAAGTGCAAGGTGAGGAGGAAGCTGGAAGGTAATGCATTGAGGAAAGAACCTGGGAGCAGCTGGCTTGAAGTTTGA